A region of Bombus huntii isolate Logan2020A chromosome 15, iyBomHunt1.1, whole genome shotgun sequence DNA encodes the following proteins:
- the LOC126873845 gene encoding aldehyde dehydrogenase, mitochondrial: protein MLRLLKNVQLPRYLSTAARPAPERNPAILYTGIFIDNEWHRSKSNKTFPAINPATGEIIAEIQEGDAADIDVAVNAASKAFKLGSPWRTMDASERGVLLNNLADLMQRNHAYLASLETLDNGKPYSTAYEFDIPGAIATLRYYAGWADKNHGKTIPVDGKYLAYTRHEPVGVCGQIIPWNFPILMMAWKLGPALATGNVVVLKPAEQTSLTALFIAQLTKDAGFPNGVVNVVPGYGKTGAALVAHKLVDKIAFTGSTEVGKLVQQGAAMSNLKRTTLELGGKSPNIVLRDADLDHAVETSHFALFYNMGQCCCAGSRTFVEDDIYDEFVERSAARAKSRVVGDPFDENVEQGPQIDEEQVNKIMSMIESGKQQGAKLVSGGTRVGDKGYFVAPTVFANVVDHMTIAKEEIFGPVQQILRFSSLNEAITRANASEYGLAAAVFTKDIDKANYIVQGLRAGTVWVNTYNVLKPQVPFGGFKMSGHGRELGEYGLHAYTEVKSVIMKVNQKNS from the exons ATGTTGCGGTTGCTAAAAAACGTTCAATTACCACGATACTTATCCACTGCTGCTAGACCGGCACCAGAGAGGAATCCTGCGATTCTTTATACAGGA ATATTTATTGATAACGAATGGCACCGGTCAAAGTCTAACAAAACATTTCCCGCAATAAATCCTGCAACTGGTGAAATTATCGCGGAGATACAGGAAGGTGATGCTGCTGATATCGATGTAGCTGTAAATGCAGCCAGTAAAGCGTTTAAATTGGGTTCGCCATGGAGAACTATGGACGCTTCGGAACGCGGCGTATTATTGAACAATTTGGCGGATTTAATGCAACGTAATCACGCTTATCTCGCG TCTTTAGAAACGCTAGATAACGGGAAACCATACTCGACAGCATATGAGTTCGACATTCCTGGAGCTATAGCGACATTGCGATATTACGCAGGATGGGCTGATAAAAATCATGGCAAAACAATTCCCGtcgatggaaaatatttaGCTTATACTCGTCATGAACCGGTTGGTGTTTGTGGTCAGATTATTCCATGGAATTTCCCCATCCTTATGATGGCCTGGAAGCTAGGACCTGCTTTGGCTACTG GAAACGTTGTCGTATTGAAACCAGCTGAGCAGACGTCTCTAACGGCTCTGTTTATAGCTCAATTAACCAAAGATGCTGGATTCCCTAACGGAGTAGTCAACGTCGTTCCTGGTTACGGTAAAACCGGTGCTGCGCTAGTTGCTCATAAATTAGTTGATAAAATAGCATTCACTGGTTCCACTGAAGTTGGAAAACTGGTACAGCAGGGTGCTGCGATGAGCAATTTGAAGAGAACCACGTTAGAACTTGGTGGAAAATCGCCAAATATAGTCTTGAGAGATGCCGATCTTGACCATGCTGTAGAAACATCTCACTTTGCACTATTTTATAACATG GGTCAGTGTTGTTGCGCTGGCTCGAGAACTTTTGTAGAAGATGATATTTACGACGAGTTCGTGGAACGAAGTGCAGCACGCGCTAAATCTAGGGTTGTTGGCGATCCGTTTGACGAAAACGTGGAACAGGGTCCACAG ATCGACGAGGAACAAGTAAATAAAATCATGTCCATGATTGAATCAGGTAAACAGCAGGGAGCAAAGCTGGTTTCCGGTGGTACGAGGGTTGGTGATAAAGGCTACTTTGTCGCACCTACGGTATTTGCCAACGTTGTGGATCACATGACCATTGCTAAAGAGGAG ATCTTCGGGCCAGTTCAACAAATTCTCAGATTCAGCAGTTTGAACGAAGCTATTACACGCGCTAATGCTTCCGAATACGGACTAGCAGCAGCAGTATTTACAAAAGACATCGATAAAGCAAATTATATCGTTCAAGGACTCCGTGCTGGCACTGTATG GGTTAACACATACAACGTTCTAAAACCCCAAGTACCATTTGGCGGTTTCAAAATGTCGGGACATGGAAGAGAACTCGGAGAATACGGTCTCCATGCGTATACCGAAGTAAAGAGCGTCATAATGAAAGTTAATCAGAAAAATAGTTAA